A section of the Vicinamibacterales bacterium genome encodes:
- a CDS encoding DUF1592 domain-containing protein, with protein MTIGKAGAALLTVALVLGAATSTGRARQAPAAPSFNGDVRPILDEVCTRCHNERKANAGLNFTAFLDPATLATKRDTWDAIVDKVKSGDMPPVDEDPLSAHERAAMVSYLESALARADRELKPDPGHVPAHRLTRVEYANTIRDLLGVDFRATDEFPPDDSGYGFDNIGDVLTVSPALMQRYLTAAETIAARAVGGGRLPSPGVFTRRSHVRKVADGTIELRDIVEYDADYTIRVGVSGHRGDDDPAVTMAISVDGAPVRTVTVPVRLSGVNKQGGATQRALYEARLFLPSNEHTFRAAFVDDVTLASIPPASRGDVAKNVFPEFIEVAGPFRPEGPHAVTKKALVCDPASGTACVHRIIERLARHAYRRTVRPADLAPLDRVYAKAIARGYQPAEGLQFAIATMLVSPNFLFRVERDPPAGAIARVSDVELASRLSYFLWSSMPDDELLQLASASRLHEPSTLRAQVTRMLADAKASALADNFASQWLGTRTLDGVTRDQMKFPEWNAELRDAMKTETGLFFDAVVRENRSIADFIDGNFTFLNERLARLYGIGGVAGPDFQRVELHGGERSGVFTQASVLTVSSYPTRTSVVLRGKYLLETVLNAPPPPPPVDVPPLDEKPIGVAVSHRAQLEAHRDDPLCASCHSKMDPLGFGLENYDAVGRWRTKDGSFPIDATGKFPGGKVFATPAELKAQLRSRMPQFTRSLAERMLTYALGRGVEPYDRLVVRDVVATTSAGGYRIQSLIQAIVASVPFQERRGNSPQEAKGQ; from the coding sequence GTGACAATAGGGAAGGCCGGCGCCGCGCTCCTGACGGTTGCGCTCGTCCTCGGCGCGGCCACGTCGACCGGGAGGGCGCGGCAGGCACCTGCTGCGCCGAGCTTCAACGGTGATGTCCGCCCGATCCTCGACGAAGTCTGCACACGCTGCCACAACGAGAGGAAGGCGAACGCCGGGCTGAACTTCACGGCCTTTCTCGATCCGGCCACCCTCGCGACGAAGCGCGACACGTGGGATGCGATCGTCGACAAGGTGAAGAGCGGCGACATGCCGCCGGTTGACGAAGATCCCCTCTCGGCACACGAGCGCGCCGCGATGGTGTCGTACCTCGAATCGGCGTTGGCGCGGGCCGATCGCGAACTGAAACCGGATCCCGGCCACGTGCCGGCGCACCGTCTCACCAGGGTCGAGTACGCCAACACGATCCGCGATCTGCTCGGCGTCGATTTCCGCGCGACCGACGAGTTCCCGCCGGACGATTCCGGCTACGGGTTCGACAACATCGGCGACGTGCTGACGGTCTCGCCGGCGTTGATGCAGCGCTATCTCACGGCGGCCGAGACGATCGCGGCGCGCGCCGTCGGCGGCGGACGGCTGCCCTCGCCCGGCGTCTTCACCCGCCGCTCGCACGTCCGCAAGGTCGCCGACGGCACGATCGAGCTGCGCGACATCGTCGAGTACGACGCCGACTATACGATTCGGGTCGGCGTGAGCGGGCACCGCGGCGACGACGACCCCGCCGTCACGATGGCGATCTCCGTCGACGGCGCACCGGTACGGACGGTCACGGTTCCGGTGCGGCTCAGCGGCGTCAACAAGCAGGGGGGCGCGACACAGCGGGCGCTGTACGAAGCCCGTCTCTTTCTTCCCTCCAACGAGCACACGTTCCGCGCCGCGTTCGTCGACGACGTGACGCTGGCGTCGATCCCGCCGGCCTCACGCGGCGACGTCGCCAAGAACGTCTTCCCCGAATTCATCGAGGTCGCCGGTCCGTTCAGGCCGGAGGGGCCACACGCCGTCACGAAGAAGGCGCTCGTCTGCGATCCCGCGTCCGGGACCGCCTGCGTGCACCGCATCATCGAGAGGCTGGCGCGCCACGCCTACCGGCGGACGGTTAGGCCGGCCGACCTTGCGCCGCTCGATCGCGTCTACGCCAAGGCGATCGCGCGCGGCTACCAGCCGGCCGAGGGGCTGCAATTTGCGATTGCGACGATGCTCGTCTCGCCCAACTTCCTGTTCCGTGTCGAACGGGATCCGCCGGCCGGCGCCATCGCGCGCGTCAGCGACGTCGAGCTGGCGTCGCGCCTGAGCTATTTCCTCTGGAGTTCGATGCCCGACGACGAGCTGCTGCAACTCGCGTCGGCCAGCCGGCTGCACGAACCGTCCACCCTGCGGGCGCAGGTGACGCGCATGCTCGCGGACGCCAAGGCGTCGGCGCTCGCCGACAACTTCGCGTCGCAGTGGCTGGGGACGCGGACGCTCGACGGCGTCACGCGAGACCAGATGAAGTTCCCCGAGTGGAACGCCGAGCTGCGCGACGCGATGAAGACGGAAACCGGGTTGTTCTTCGACGCCGTCGTCCGCGAGAACCGCTCGATCGCCGATTTCATCGACGGCAACTTCACGTTCCTGAACGAGCGGCTGGCCCGCCTCTACGGGATCGGCGGCGTGGCCGGGCCGGATTTTCAGCGCGTCGAGCTGCACGGCGGCGAACGGAGCGGGGTGTTCACGCAGGCGAGCGTGCTGACGGTCTCGAGCTATCCGACCCGGACGTCGGTCGTGCTGCGCGGCAAATACCTGCTCGAGACCGTCCTCAACGCGCCGCCGCCGCCGCCACCGGTCGACGTGCCGCCTCTCGACGAGAAGCCAATCGGGGTGGCGGTCTCCCACCGCGCGCAACTCGAGGCGCACCGCGACGATCCGCTGTGCGCGAGCTGCCACAGCAAGATGGACCCACTCGGCTTCGGCCTCGAAAACTACGATGCGGTTGGCCGCTGGCGGACGAAAGACGGGTCGTTCCCCATCGACGCAACAGGTAAGTTCCCCGGCGGCAAGGTGTTCGCGACCCCAGCCGAACTCAAGGCGCAGCTGCGGAGCCGCATGCCGCAGTTCACGCGGAGCCTCGCTGAGCGTATGCTGACCTATGCGCTGGGCCGCGGCGTCGAGCCGTACGACCGGCTCGTGGTCCGGGATGTCGTCGCCACCACGTCCGCCGGCGGGTATCGTATCCAGTCGCTGATTCAGGCGATCGTAGCGAGCGTGCCGTTCCAGGAGCGGCGCGGCAACTCGCCACAGGAGGCAAAGGGCCAATGA